One genomic window of Caminibacter pacificus includes the following:
- a CDS encoding toxin C-terminal domain-containing protein, producing the protein MYTNPVGWAVLGATTLAIAGYGIYEYFHADDEIGIGVCYSEEFDPTKWPRLKKGNQKRPGFKNPKDGSVWEKDLAGHGGRKWKRWKNEREWRKGKKREGSYDENGNRIAD; encoded by the coding sequence TTGTATACTAATCCTGTCGGGTGGGCAGTATTAGGTGCTACAACTCTTGCAATAGCCGGATATGGTATTTATGAGTATTTTCATGCAGATGATGAAATAGGTATAGGTGTTTGTTATTCGGAAGAATTTGATCCGACAAAATGGCCAAGATTAAAAAAAGGAAATCAAAAGAGACCTGGATTTAAGAACCCGAAAGATGGATCGGTTTGGGAAAAAGACTTAGCTGGGCATGGAGGTAGAAAATGGAAAAGGTGGAAAAATGAAAGAGAGTGGAGGAAAGGTAAAAAAAGAGAAGGGTCTTATGATGAAAATGGAAATAGAATTGCAGATTAA